One window from the genome of Carassius carassius chromosome 15, fCarCar2.1, whole genome shotgun sequence encodes:
- the LOC132157777 gene encoding GTPase IMAP family member 8 isoform X2 translates to MATCEASEFGVQFLFDLRIVLLGNRAAGKTSLANLITGHAEPHLKRTCQCVKMHGDFAGRQVTVVDTPGWWKNYLVKETPEFQRQEIVLSVAHCPPGPHAVLLLIRVDALFKEKHRRSVQEHLELLSEKVWNHTIVVFIYRDQLQEQTLGKYIGSEGESLLLWLVEKCGHRYHALNTERATGMQLTGLMEKIDAVVVGNGGCHFEMDRKWMYTVEGMMTKRYMRANQRRKMVQEQWETPLVRQGFKHVNIPKVRMVMLGFRRSGKSSAGNTILSMATFSSKRTSTCVRRQGEVDGRHVTIVDTPGWWKSLPVADTPELDKEEILLSMSLCPPGPHVLLLTLRVDMSFTAAEKKSVEEHMELLYERVWAHTIVLFTHGDCLGDLTVEEFIESEGKALQWLVEKCGNRYHVLNNENWNDGSQVTNLLEKIEKMVAQNRGHYYEIDLKTLKEVKQKRKAVERKAKARAKKQRQMRKMDNKIKDVGKHFSEFSLVLLGYGESGKSSTGNTIFGKQVFGSRRTARCVQVLVEVGGQQVSIIDTPGWWKHLPTEQTPELNKEEITQSASLSAYGPVAYILVLRADCSFKERERKAMEDHLRLLGSTVWDHSIVLFSFGDLLGDRAIEQHIECEGEALQWLVDKCGNRYHVFNNKAKGESHQVTELLEKIQEMISANSGCNDKDMQVLLEVTEGRKVEEDRANTRLKMQGQREEDESDDVFDDDEVIWESRAWKWTTAV, encoded by the exons ATGGCTACATGTGAAGCAAGTGAATTTG GAGTCCAGTTTCTCTTTGATTTGAGGATTGTGTTATTGGGAAACAGAGCAGCAGGGAAAACCTCTTTGGCAAACCTAATAACAGGTCATGCAGAGCCTCATCTAAAGAGAACCTGCCAGTGTGTGAAGATGCATGGAGATTTTGCCGGAAGGCAGGTCACTGTAGTTGATACGCCGGGCTGGTGGAAGAACTACCTTGTCAAAGAAACCCCTGAATTTCAAAGACAAGAGATTGTGCTTAGCGTTGCTCATTGTCCTCCTGGGCCCCATGCGGTTCTGCTGCTCATACGTGTCGATGCTTTATTCAAAGAAAAGCACAGGAGGTCAGTACAGGAACACCTGGAACTTCTGAGCGAGAAAGTCTGGAACCATACTATAGTTGTGTTCATATATAGAGACCAGCTACAGGAGCAAACTTTAGGAAAGTACATTGGAAGTGAAGGAGAGTCTCTTCTTCTCTGGCTAGTGGAGAAATGTGGACACAGATATCATGCTCTTAATACTGAGAGAGCCACTGGTATGCAGTTGACAGGGTTAATGGAGAAAATAGACGCAGTGGTCGTGGGAAACGGTGGCTGTCATTTTGAAATGGACAGAAAATGGATGTATACGGTGGAAGGAATGATGACGAAGAGATACATGAGAGCAAACCAGAGGAGGAAGATGGTACAAGAACAATGGGAGACTCCACTTGTACGACAAG GTTTCAAACATGTCAACATTCCTAAGGTGAGGATGGTTATGTTAGGTTTCCGAAGATCTGGTAAGAGTTCAGCTGGAAACACCATTTTGAGTATGGCGACATTCAGCTCAAAGAGAACATCCACGTGTGTGAGAAGACAAGGCGAGGTGGATGGGAGACATGTGACTATAGTGGACACTCCAGGCTGGTGGAAGTCTCTCCCAGTGGCTGACACTCCTGAACTGGATAAAGAGGAGATTTTACTCAGCATGTCTCTCTGTCCACCAGGACCACACGTGCTTTTGCTGACTCTGCGTGTAGACATGTCATTCACAGCAGCAGAGAAGAAATCAGTGGAGGAGCACATGGAGCTTCTTTATGAGAGAGTGTGGGCTCATACTATAGTGCTGTTCACCCATGGAGACTGCCTGGGGGACTTGACTGTTGAAGAGTTCATTGAGAGTGAAGGGAAGGCTCTACAGTGGCTAGTTGAGAAATGTGGGAACAGATATCATGTCCTCAACAATGAGAACTGGAATGATGGCAGTCAGGTCACAAACCTGCTGGAGAAAATAGAGAAGATGGTGGCACAAAATAGGGGCCATTATTATGAAATTGACCTTAAGACGCTGAAGGAGgtgaagcagaaaaggaaagcaGTGGAAAGGAAAGCAAAGGCTAGAGCAAAGAAACAAAGACAGATGAGGAAGATGGACAATAAAATTAAGG ATGTTGGAAAGCATTTCTCAGAATTTTCTCTTGTGCTGCTGGGTTATGGAGAATCTGGGAAGAGTTCAACAGGGAACACCATCTTCGGCAAACAGGTGTTTGGGTCAAGAAGAACAGCCCGGTGTGTTCAGGTACTTGTAGAGGTGGGAGGACAACAGGTCAGCATCATAGACACCCCTGGTTGGTGGAAGCACCTGCCCACAGAACAAACCCCTGAACTAAATAAAGAAGAAATCACACAGAGTGCATCTTTATCCGCTTATGGACCGGTCGCTTACATTTTGGTCCTTCGTGCCGACTGTTCCTTTAAAGAGCGAGAGCGGAAGGCAATGGAGGATCATTTGAGGCTTTTGGGCTCCACGGTTTGGGATCACAGTATAGTTCTGTTCTCGTTTGGGGACCTGCTCGGAGACAGAGCCATTGAGCAGCATATTGAATGTGAGGGAGAAGCTCTGCAGTGGCTTGTTGACAAATGTGGAAACAGGTatcatgtttttaataataaggCCAAGGGTGAGAGCCATCAGGTCACAGAGCTGCTGGAAAAGATACAAGAGATGATTTCAGCAAACAGCGGGTGCAATGACAAAGACATGCAGGTGCTGCTGGAGGTGACAGAGGGGAGGAAGGTGGAGGAAGACAGAGCAAACACCAGACTGAAGATGCAGGGACAAAGAGAGGAAGATGAATCCGATGATGTATTTGATGATGATGAAGTCATTTGGGAGTCAAGAGCCTGGAAATGGACAACAGCTGTATGA
- the LOC132157777 gene encoding GTPase IMAP family member 8 isoform X1 — protein sequence MFSKLGMYRLLLAGVQFLFDLRIVLLGNRAAGKTSLANLITGHAEPHLKRTCQCVKMHGDFAGRQVTVVDTPGWWKNYLVKETPEFQRQEIVLSVAHCPPGPHAVLLLIRVDALFKEKHRRSVQEHLELLSEKVWNHTIVVFIYRDQLQEQTLGKYIGSEGESLLLWLVEKCGHRYHALNTERATGMQLTGLMEKIDAVVVGNGGCHFEMDRKWMYTVEGMMTKRYMRANQRRKMVQEQWETPLVRQGFKHVNIPKVRMVMLGFRRSGKSSAGNTILSMATFSSKRTSTCVRRQGEVDGRHVTIVDTPGWWKSLPVADTPELDKEEILLSMSLCPPGPHVLLLTLRVDMSFTAAEKKSVEEHMELLYERVWAHTIVLFTHGDCLGDLTVEEFIESEGKALQWLVEKCGNRYHVLNNENWNDGSQVTNLLEKIEKMVAQNRGHYYEIDLKTLKEVKQKRKAVERKAKARAKKQRQMRKMDNKIKDVGKHFSEFSLVLLGYGESGKSSTGNTIFGKQVFGSRRTARCVQVLVEVGGQQVSIIDTPGWWKHLPTEQTPELNKEEITQSASLSAYGPVAYILVLRADCSFKERERKAMEDHLRLLGSTVWDHSIVLFSFGDLLGDRAIEQHIECEGEALQWLVDKCGNRYHVFNNKAKGESHQVTELLEKIQEMISANSGCNDKDMQVLLEVTEGRKVEEDRANTRLKMQGQREEDESDDVFDDDEVIWESRAWKWTTAV from the exons ATGTTTTCAAAATTAGGAATGTATCGTCTCTTATTGGCAGGAGTCCAGTTTCTCTTTGATTTGAGGATTGTGTTATTGGGAAACAGAGCAGCAGGGAAAACCTCTTTGGCAAACCTAATAACAGGTCATGCAGAGCCTCATCTAAAGAGAACCTGCCAGTGTGTGAAGATGCATGGAGATTTTGCCGGAAGGCAGGTCACTGTAGTTGATACGCCGGGCTGGTGGAAGAACTACCTTGTCAAAGAAACCCCTGAATTTCAAAGACAAGAGATTGTGCTTAGCGTTGCTCATTGTCCTCCTGGGCCCCATGCGGTTCTGCTGCTCATACGTGTCGATGCTTTATTCAAAGAAAAGCACAGGAGGTCAGTACAGGAACACCTGGAACTTCTGAGCGAGAAAGTCTGGAACCATACTATAGTTGTGTTCATATATAGAGACCAGCTACAGGAGCAAACTTTAGGAAAGTACATTGGAAGTGAAGGAGAGTCTCTTCTTCTCTGGCTAGTGGAGAAATGTGGACACAGATATCATGCTCTTAATACTGAGAGAGCCACTGGTATGCAGTTGACAGGGTTAATGGAGAAAATAGACGCAGTGGTCGTGGGAAACGGTGGCTGTCATTTTGAAATGGACAGAAAATGGATGTATACGGTGGAAGGAATGATGACGAAGAGATACATGAGAGCAAACCAGAGGAGGAAGATGGTACAAGAACAATGGGAGACTCCACTTGTACGACAAG GTTTCAAACATGTCAACATTCCTAAGGTGAGGATGGTTATGTTAGGTTTCCGAAGATCTGGTAAGAGTTCAGCTGGAAACACCATTTTGAGTATGGCGACATTCAGCTCAAAGAGAACATCCACGTGTGTGAGAAGACAAGGCGAGGTGGATGGGAGACATGTGACTATAGTGGACACTCCAGGCTGGTGGAAGTCTCTCCCAGTGGCTGACACTCCTGAACTGGATAAAGAGGAGATTTTACTCAGCATGTCTCTCTGTCCACCAGGACCACACGTGCTTTTGCTGACTCTGCGTGTAGACATGTCATTCACAGCAGCAGAGAAGAAATCAGTGGAGGAGCACATGGAGCTTCTTTATGAGAGAGTGTGGGCTCATACTATAGTGCTGTTCACCCATGGAGACTGCCTGGGGGACTTGACTGTTGAAGAGTTCATTGAGAGTGAAGGGAAGGCTCTACAGTGGCTAGTTGAGAAATGTGGGAACAGATATCATGTCCTCAACAATGAGAACTGGAATGATGGCAGTCAGGTCACAAACCTGCTGGAGAAAATAGAGAAGATGGTGGCACAAAATAGGGGCCATTATTATGAAATTGACCTTAAGACGCTGAAGGAGgtgaagcagaaaaggaaagcaGTGGAAAGGAAAGCAAAGGCTAGAGCAAAGAAACAAAGACAGATGAGGAAGATGGACAATAAAATTAAGG ATGTTGGAAAGCATTTCTCAGAATTTTCTCTTGTGCTGCTGGGTTATGGAGAATCTGGGAAGAGTTCAACAGGGAACACCATCTTCGGCAAACAGGTGTTTGGGTCAAGAAGAACAGCCCGGTGTGTTCAGGTACTTGTAGAGGTGGGAGGACAACAGGTCAGCATCATAGACACCCCTGGTTGGTGGAAGCACCTGCCCACAGAACAAACCCCTGAACTAAATAAAGAAGAAATCACACAGAGTGCATCTTTATCCGCTTATGGACCGGTCGCTTACATTTTGGTCCTTCGTGCCGACTGTTCCTTTAAAGAGCGAGAGCGGAAGGCAATGGAGGATCATTTGAGGCTTTTGGGCTCCACGGTTTGGGATCACAGTATAGTTCTGTTCTCGTTTGGGGACCTGCTCGGAGACAGAGCCATTGAGCAGCATATTGAATGTGAGGGAGAAGCTCTGCAGTGGCTTGTTGACAAATGTGGAAACAGGTatcatgtttttaataataaggCCAAGGGTGAGAGCCATCAGGTCACAGAGCTGCTGGAAAAGATACAAGAGATGATTTCAGCAAACAGCGGGTGCAATGACAAAGACATGCAGGTGCTGCTGGAGGTGACAGAGGGGAGGAAGGTGGAGGAAGACAGAGCAAACACCAGACTGAAGATGCAGGGACAAAGAGAGGAAGATGAATCCGATGATGTATTTGATGATGATGAAGTCATTTGGGAGTCAAGAGCCTGGAAATGGACAACAGCTGTATGA